One Streptomyces sp. NBC_00223 genomic window carries:
- a CDS encoding ABC transporter ATP-binding protein: MAQKPATATTPPTDALLQVKGLRTQFATPRGTVAAVRDVSFTVHRRERMAIVGESGSGKSAMAMSIVGLLQPPGRVIDGEVLLDGKDLRGLSDTEMSRIRGRRISLVFQDPMSALDPIRSIGSQMVEGIRAHQDVSRKAARKMAADLLGEVGVVNAASRMSDYPHQYSGGMRQRVLIAMALANSPELVIADEPTTALDVTTQAQVLDLLDRLVTDRGAALMLITHNLGIVAGYCDSVKVMYAGQLVEESGSRELFSGAAHPYSRELIKCVLRTDQPQEGRLSTIPGALPDPVKPITGCSFEPRCPTGRDNPVCRTREPVLVRLGAPGAEHATKCHFPGTAEPEDTK; encoded by the coding sequence ATGGCTCAGAAACCAGCAACCGCCACCACGCCCCCCACCGACGCGCTGCTCCAGGTCAAGGGCCTGCGCACGCAGTTCGCCACACCCCGGGGGACCGTGGCCGCCGTACGGGATGTCAGCTTCACCGTCCACCGCCGTGAACGCATGGCGATCGTGGGAGAGTCCGGGTCGGGCAAGTCGGCCATGGCCATGTCCATCGTCGGCCTCCTCCAGCCGCCCGGCCGGGTGATCGACGGGGAAGTGCTGCTGGACGGGAAGGATCTGCGCGGACTGTCGGACACCGAGATGTCCCGCATCCGCGGCCGCCGGATCTCCCTGGTCTTCCAGGACCCGATGAGCGCGCTCGACCCGATCCGCAGCATCGGCTCCCAGATGGTGGAGGGCATCCGCGCCCACCAGGACGTGAGCCGCAAGGCCGCCCGGAAGATGGCGGCGGACCTGCTCGGCGAGGTCGGCGTCGTCAACGCCGCCAGCCGGATGTCGGACTACCCCCACCAGTACTCGGGCGGTATGCGGCAGCGGGTGCTGATCGCCATGGCGCTCGCCAACTCGCCCGAGCTGGTGATCGCCGACGAGCCGACGACCGCGCTCGACGTGACCACCCAGGCCCAGGTGCTCGACCTGCTCGACCGCCTGGTGACCGACCGCGGCGCCGCCCTGATGCTGATCACGCACAACCTCGGCATCGTCGCCGGCTACTGCGACTCGGTGAAGGTCATGTACGCCGGCCAGCTCGTCGAGGAGAGCGGCAGCCGGGAGCTGTTCTCCGGGGCCGCCCACCCGTACTCGCGCGAGCTGATCAAGTGCGTGCTGCGGACCGACCAGCCGCAGGAAGGGCGGCTCTCCACGATCCCCGGGGCGCTGCCCGACCCCGTGAAACCCATCACGGGCTGCTCCTTCGAGCCGCGTTGCCCGACCGGCCGGGACAACCCCGTCTGCCGGACCCGGGAACCGGTACTCGTCCGCCTCGGCGCCCCGGGCGCCGAGCACGCCACCAAGTGCCACTTTCCGGGCACCGCAGAGCCGGAGGACACCAAATGA
- a CDS encoding ABC transporter ATP-binding protein has product MTTTEPRPEADPDVLLRVTDLTKSYGGRRVGVRTRRTGQVHALRQVSFEVRRGETLGLVGESGSGKSTAASCALRMTDADSGSVVFDGTDVGKMSRSELRRMRARVQMVFQDPYGSLDPRFSVRRLVEEPLLVHGEHDPEVRRERALEMLERVGLSAELAERNAHAFSGGQRQRIAIARALVLNPELLILDEPVTALDVSVQAQVLNLLADLQTGLGLTYLFIVHDLAVARYVCHRIAVMYLGEIVEIADSDELFSNPLHPYTVTLLLAAPVPDPDVMRRSRSVLHTAKPAAGAAPTGGCPLRPRCPVGADRPECAELRPVLREVAPGHQAACHFPGEMQKHLAARAGAQSLDTQAP; this is encoded by the coding sequence ATGACCACCACCGAGCCCCGACCGGAGGCCGACCCCGATGTGCTGCTGCGCGTCACGGACCTGACCAAGTCGTACGGCGGCCGGCGGGTCGGAGTGCGCACCCGCAGGACCGGGCAGGTGCACGCCCTGCGGCAGGTCTCCTTCGAGGTCCGCCGGGGCGAGACCCTCGGACTCGTCGGCGAGTCCGGCTCCGGCAAGTCCACCGCCGCCTCGTGCGCGCTGCGGATGACCGACGCCGACTCCGGCTCCGTCGTCTTCGACGGGACCGACGTCGGGAAGATGTCGCGCTCGGAACTGCGGCGGATGCGCGCGCGGGTCCAGATGGTCTTCCAGGACCCCTACGGCTCGCTCGACCCCCGCTTCTCGGTACGCAGGCTCGTCGAGGAACCGCTGCTCGTGCACGGCGAGCACGACCCCGAGGTCCGGCGCGAGCGGGCCCTGGAAATGCTCGAACGCGTGGGCCTGTCGGCGGAACTGGCCGAACGCAACGCCCACGCCTTCTCCGGCGGACAGCGCCAGCGCATCGCCATCGCCCGCGCGCTCGTCCTCAACCCCGAACTCCTCATCCTCGACGAGCCGGTGACGGCCCTCGACGTGTCGGTGCAGGCCCAGGTGCTCAACCTGCTGGCGGACCTCCAGACCGGCCTGGGCCTGACCTACCTGTTCATCGTCCACGACCTCGCCGTGGCCCGGTACGTCTGCCACCGCATCGCGGTGATGTACCTCGGCGAGATCGTGGAGATCGCCGACTCGGACGAACTGTTCTCCAACCCGCTGCACCCCTACACGGTGACGCTGCTGCTCGCCGCCCCCGTCCCCGACCCGGACGTCATGCGGCGCAGCCGGAGCGTCCTGCACACGGCGAAGCCGGCCGCCGGCGCGGCGCCGACCGGGGGGTGCCCCCTGCGGCCCCGCTGCCCGGTCGGCGCGGACCGGCCCGAATGCGCGGAACTGCGACCCGTACTGCGCGAGGTCGCCCCTGGCCATCAGGCCGCCTGCCACTTCCCCGGCGAGATGCAGAAGCACCTCGCCGCGCGAGCCGGCGCCCAGAGCCTCGACACTCAAGCTCCCTGA
- a CDS encoding ABC transporter substrate-binding protein, whose translation MTRTDRVSSRPYRRALVAAGLAGAVAMTAACGGSTGTNGSKTDSHRPFTVNWAASISSLDPAFVCPGDDNSFASNFYGRLVQLSATPDKDGFTTVDPDPAKVKPDLATSWKVSDDGKTYTFTLPAGKKFANGDPLDAAAVKYSLERTVKMGACGALSLQLGITDPPLITGVDAPDATTVVLHMRRAYPEILYSLAQSRGSIYDPKLIEANGGVKAGSPNEWLQSHTASSSGPYVLKTYVPNSRAVLERNPNYYGTPAIEPVVQVNFITSVPTLLLQAQNSQADVTLGLPPQSVSNVQGKACCTVFSAGSATPVTVSLNHKGPVTDNVKFREALTYAVPYKDIISKIAYGYGDSYYGPVVPGMAGYNASLEPARAYDPDKARQLLAASGLKSPSIDLMINPQSPGVSDIATLLQSSWQAVGVKVNIVAKPPTDFSTLFNDGTYQSALLFENSTPLGSYELRKKMTCGSSFNNQHICLPGSTPLLEKLNDTTDPAQQQQVIDQLTQLWVDNSPTIILYRARFTAVLAKDVKHFAYAGNLRIADWGR comes from the coding sequence GTGACAAGAACCGATCGGGTGTCATCCCGTCCCTACCGCCGTGCCCTCGTCGCGGCCGGACTCGCCGGCGCCGTGGCCATGACCGCGGCCTGCGGCGGGTCGACGGGCACGAACGGCTCGAAGACCGACTCCCACCGGCCGTTCACGGTGAACTGGGCGGCGAGCATCTCCAGCCTCGACCCGGCCTTCGTCTGCCCCGGCGACGACAACTCCTTCGCCAGCAACTTCTACGGCCGGCTCGTCCAGCTGTCGGCCACCCCCGACAAGGACGGGTTCACCACGGTGGACCCCGACCCGGCCAAGGTGAAGCCGGACCTCGCCACGAGCTGGAAGGTCTCGGACGACGGCAAGACCTACACCTTCACCCTGCCGGCGGGCAAGAAGTTCGCCAACGGCGACCCGCTCGACGCCGCCGCGGTGAAGTACTCCCTGGAACGCACCGTGAAGATGGGCGCCTGCGGCGCGCTCTCGCTCCAGCTCGGAATCACCGACCCGCCGCTGATCACCGGCGTGGACGCGCCCGACGCCACCACCGTGGTCCTGCACATGCGGCGCGCGTACCCCGAGATCCTCTACAGCCTGGCCCAGAGCCGCGGTTCGATCTACGACCCCAAGCTCATCGAGGCCAACGGCGGCGTCAAGGCGGGCAGCCCGAACGAGTGGTTGCAGAGCCACACCGCGAGCAGCAGCGGACCGTACGTCCTCAAGACCTACGTCCCCAACAGCCGCGCCGTCCTCGAACGCAACCCCAACTACTACGGCACCCCCGCCATCGAGCCGGTCGTCCAGGTCAACTTCATCACCTCGGTCCCGACACTGCTCCTCCAGGCCCAGAACAGCCAGGCCGACGTGACCCTCGGACTGCCCCCGCAGAGCGTGAGCAACGTTCAGGGCAAGGCCTGCTGCACGGTCTTCTCCGCGGGCAGCGCCACCCCGGTCACCGTCTCGCTCAACCACAAGGGCCCCGTCACGGACAATGTGAAGTTCCGCGAGGCGCTGACCTACGCCGTGCCCTACAAGGACATCATCTCCAAGATCGCCTACGGCTACGGTGACTCCTACTACGGACCCGTGGTGCCGGGCATGGCCGGCTACAACGCCTCCCTCGAACCCGCGCGGGCCTACGACCCCGACAAGGCCAGGCAGCTGCTCGCCGCCTCGGGCCTGAAGTCGCCCAGCATCGACCTGATGATCAACCCGCAGTCGCCCGGCGTGTCCGACATCGCGACGCTGCTCCAGTCCTCCTGGCAGGCCGTCGGCGTCAAGGTGAACATCGTCGCCAAGCCGCCCACGGACTTCAGCACCCTGTTCAACGACGGCACCTACCAGTCGGCGCTGCTCTTCGAGAACAGCACCCCGCTCGGCAGCTACGAGCTGCGCAAGAAGATGACCTGCGGCAGCAGCTTCAACAACCAGCACATCTGCCTGCCCGGCAGCACACCGCTGCTCGAAAAGCTCAACGACACCACCGACCCGGCACAGCAGCAGCAGGTCATCGACCAGCTCACCCAGCTCTGGGTCGACAACTCGCCGACGATCATCCTCTACCGCGCCCGGTTCACCGCCGTGCTCGCCAAGGACGTCAAGCACTTCGCGTACGCCGGCAACCTGCGCATCGCGGACTGGGGCAGATAA
- a CDS encoding sugar phosphate isomerase/epimerase family protein codes for MKIGVDGRKIPGAADRTPVEILGYAHDLGMEGVYFRTVLDISPTLDRGLLREVRQEADRLGLYLQMGLGKVNPYAAAEAPEIRRLGDGDYTRGMLRMLEACREGADCGELWVACCNYQPDLPGYYAIDRFRTDAPWADQLVAIEKFLRLLAPAARDLGCHLNMETHEEITSTEVVRLVESVGPDVMGITFDTANVLVRGEDPVAAARRVAPYVRATHLRDSILRRTDTGLTRTFSPCGLGVIDWAGLLGALLEQVPDLDASIEPAGPTLAIPIGTRDESWRALHPDLVEAEVVELERLADDYDRRAAAGEVPTLEDFRATPFDGENFVLRSAEHLRTTLAALREPSAPAEESN; via the coding sequence ATGAAGATCGGTGTCGACGGCCGGAAGATCCCCGGCGCTGCGGACCGTACCCCGGTGGAGATCCTCGGATACGCCCACGACCTGGGCATGGAGGGCGTGTACTTCCGCACCGTGCTCGACATCTCGCCCACCCTCGACCGGGGACTGCTCCGGGAGGTCCGGCAGGAGGCCGACCGGCTGGGCCTCTACCTCCAGATGGGGCTCGGCAAGGTCAACCCCTACGCCGCGGCCGAGGCCCCCGAGATCCGCAGGCTGGGCGACGGCGACTACACCCGCGGCATGCTGCGCATGCTGGAGGCGTGCCGCGAGGGCGCCGACTGCGGTGAACTCTGGGTCGCCTGCTGCAACTACCAGCCCGACCTGCCCGGCTACTACGCCATCGACCGGTTCCGCACCGACGCGCCCTGGGCCGACCAGCTCGTCGCGATCGAGAAGTTCCTGCGGCTGCTCGCGCCGGCCGCGCGCGACCTGGGCTGTCACCTCAACATGGAGACCCACGAGGAGATCACCAGTACCGAGGTGGTCCGGCTGGTCGAGTCCGTCGGGCCGGACGTCATGGGCATCACCTTCGACACCGCGAACGTCCTGGTCCGCGGCGAGGACCCGGTGGCCGCCGCCCGCCGGGTCGCCCCGTACGTGCGGGCGACACATCTGCGCGACTCGATCCTGCGGCGCACCGACACCGGGCTCACCCGGACCTTCTCGCCCTGCGGCCTGGGAGTCATCGACTGGGCGGGCCTGCTCGGCGCGCTGCTGGAGCAGGTGCCCGACCTCGACGCCTCCATCGAGCCCGCGGGACCGACGCTGGCCATCCCGATCGGGACGCGCGACGAGTCCTGGCGCGCGCTGCACCCCGACCTCGTCGAGGCCGAGGTCGTCGAACTGGAACGCCTCGCCGACGACTACGACCGCCGGGCGGCCGCGGGAGAGGTACCCACGCTGGAGGACTTCCGCGCGACACCGTTCGACGGCGAGAACTTCGTCCTGCGCAGCGCCGAGCACCTGCGCACGACCCTCGCGGCCCTGCGGGAGCCGAGCGCCCCGGCCGAAGAGAGCAACTGA
- a CDS encoding aspartate/glutamate racemase family protein: MIGQHALAGVEAVPDPIRVLVLNCNVTESMTDVIGESARAAAAPGTIVTAVSPEWGVASAEGYLDSFIAATAMLDRLATWGEGMDAVVLAGFGEHGREAARELLDIPVVDITDAAAHVALMLAPRYGVVTTLARSIVQIQDSLRTAGVAEHCVGVVAAGVPVLAAHTDVARTHDAILERGRQLIDAGAEALVLGCAGFAGRASSFEEELGIPVIDPVAAGLLFAEGLVRLGLRTSKVSTFARPLPKARPGWDHGLRLAAGARDAHLA; the protein is encoded by the coding sequence GTGATCGGGCAGCACGCCCTGGCCGGCGTCGAAGCGGTACCGGACCCGATCCGGGTCCTGGTCCTCAACTGCAATGTGACCGAGTCGATGACCGATGTCATCGGGGAGTCGGCCCGGGCCGCCGCGGCCCCGGGGACGATCGTCACCGCCGTCTCGCCCGAGTGGGGGGTGGCCTCCGCCGAGGGCTATCTCGACAGCTTCATCGCCGCGACGGCCATGCTCGACCGGCTCGCCACCTGGGGCGAGGGCATGGACGCCGTCGTCCTGGCCGGCTTCGGCGAGCACGGACGGGAGGCCGCCCGCGAACTGCTGGACATACCGGTGGTGGACATCACCGACGCGGCCGCCCATGTGGCGCTGATGCTGGCGCCGCGCTACGGGGTGGTGACCACCCTGGCCCGCTCCATCGTGCAGATCCAGGACAGCCTGCGGACGGCCGGCGTGGCCGAGCACTGCGTGGGCGTGGTCGCCGCCGGGGTCCCGGTCCTGGCCGCGCACACCGATGTCGCCCGGACCCACGACGCGATCCTGGAGCGCGGCCGGCAGCTGATCGACGCGGGCGCCGAGGCGCTGGTGCTCGGCTGCGCGGGCTTCGCCGGCCGCGCCTCCTCCTTCGAGGAGGAGTTGGGGATCCCGGTGATCGACCCGGTCGCGGCGGGGCTGCTCTTCGCCGAGGGCCTGGTCCGGCTCGGACTGCGGACGAGCAAGGTGTCGACCTTCGCCCGGCCGCTCCCCAAGGCCCGCCCGGGCTGGGACCACGGCCTGCGACTCGCGGCCGGGGCCCGGGACGCGCACCTCGCCTGA
- a CDS encoding chlorohydrolase family protein: MTTAVHARYVLGYHEGDHVLIENASVVYDGAHIVYVGPRREGAADHTIDLGEALVTPGLIDLDAVSDIDHALLDSWAGPRNATGLQWSADYFAHRRRDVFDQEERDFIRRYGLAQLLLHGVTTCMPIASEVHSSWAETYQDAVGIAEAARTLGIRAYVGPSYRSGVNAVRDDGERDVLWEEQRGLDGLRDAERFLEYARSAGDGLVSGALLPCRVETMTPELLAATAELARRHDVPVRLHCMQGAVELDLLRRGYDATPLEVLERAGLLDCRLLVPHAIYGSGGGARGAPSDDELRALARAGVSVVHCPSTSLRYGMVLDSFDRFGRAGVNITLGSDSFPPDLFRAMDTGSNIAKVLEGRLDAGDAAAYFRAATLNAARALGRDDLGRLAPGAQADLVALRLTDFRLGVLDDPLRTFLMSGSPRDIALTVVAGRTVVRDGTLPGCDLAAMRSRAQRLFARMRAAYGERDARRRDAGDLFPPVFRRLRADGADTGPNYPEDSTCAP; the protein is encoded by the coding sequence ATGACCACCGCGGTGCACGCGCGCTACGTGCTCGGTTACCACGAGGGCGACCATGTGCTGATCGAGAACGCCTCCGTCGTCTACGACGGCGCGCACATCGTGTACGTCGGTCCGCGCCGGGAGGGCGCCGCCGACCACACGATCGACCTGGGGGAGGCCCTGGTGACCCCGGGCCTGATCGACCTCGACGCGGTGTCGGACATCGACCACGCGCTGCTCGACTCCTGGGCGGGGCCGCGGAACGCCACGGGACTCCAGTGGTCGGCGGACTACTTCGCCCACCGCCGGCGCGATGTCTTCGACCAGGAGGAGCGGGACTTCATCCGGCGCTACGGCCTGGCCCAGCTCCTGCTGCACGGCGTCACGACCTGCATGCCGATCGCCTCGGAGGTCCACAGCTCCTGGGCGGAGACCTACCAGGACGCGGTCGGCATCGCCGAGGCGGCCAGGACCCTGGGCATCCGCGCCTATGTGGGCCCCAGTTACCGGTCGGGCGTCAACGCCGTACGCGACGACGGCGAGCGCGACGTGCTGTGGGAGGAGCAGCGGGGGCTCGACGGACTGCGGGACGCCGAACGCTTCCTGGAGTACGCCAGGTCGGCCGGCGACGGCCTGGTCAGCGGGGCCCTGCTGCCGTGCCGGGTCGAGACCATGACCCCGGAACTGCTCGCCGCCACCGCCGAACTCGCCCGCCGCCACGACGTACCCGTACGGCTGCACTGCATGCAGGGCGCCGTCGAGCTGGACCTGCTCCGCCGCGGGTACGACGCGACACCGCTGGAAGTCCTGGAGCGCGCCGGGCTCCTCGACTGCCGTCTGCTCGTGCCGCACGCCATTTACGGCTCGGGCGGCGGGGCGCGCGGAGCGCCGTCGGACGACGAACTGCGGGCGCTCGCCCGCGCCGGGGTGTCGGTCGTGCACTGCCCGTCGACCTCCCTGCGCTACGGAATGGTGCTGGACAGCTTCGACCGCTTCGGCCGGGCCGGGGTGAACATCACCCTCGGCAGCGACAGCTTCCCGCCCGACCTGTTCCGGGCCATGGACACCGGCTCCAACATCGCCAAGGTGCTCGAAGGCCGGCTCGACGCGGGCGACGCGGCGGCGTACTTCCGCGCGGCGACGCTCAACGCGGCGCGGGCCCTGGGCCGCGACGACCTCGGGCGGCTCGCGCCCGGCGCGCAGGCCGACCTGGTCGCGCTGCGGCTCACCGACTTCCGGCTCGGCGTCCTCGACGACCCGCTGCGCACGTTCCTGATGTCCGGCTCCCCGCGCGACATCGCCCTGACGGTGGTGGCCGGACGCACGGTGGTCAGGGACGGCACGCTGCCGGGGTGCGACCTCGCCGCGATGCGCAGCAGGGCCCAGCGGCTCTTCGCCCGGATGCGCGCGGCCTACGGCGAGCGCGACGCGCGCCGCCGCGACGCCGGTGACCTCTTCCCTCCCGTCTTCCGGAGGCTCCGCGCGGACGGCGCGGACACCGGTCCGAACTACCCCGAGGACAGCACATGCGCGCCCTAG
- the tdh gene encoding L-threonine 3-dehydrogenase encodes MRALVKKQAGPGLELVEIAEPEVRPGHVKVRVLRAGLCGTDLHLESWDDWAASVVRPPLVLGHEFYGEVSEVADDVSGIEVGQRISGEGHIVCGNCRNCRAGRRHMCINTEGLGVNRDGAFADYVVLPASNVWVHPDAFDPDLAAVFDPLGNAMHTALSFPMAGEDVVITGAGPIGVMTVALARHLGARHVVVSDISDYRLDLARAAGADVVVDAKQRSLADAMAELGMREGFDVGLEMSGVPSAVEDMLANMNHGGRVAMLGLPKAPFPIDWGKVITHMITIKGIYGREMYDTWYTMSSMLGSSAQLSERVQSVITHRFAAERWEDAFAAARSGLCGKVVMNWED; translated from the coding sequence ATGCGCGCCCTAGTCAAGAAGCAGGCCGGTCCCGGCCTCGAACTGGTCGAGATCGCCGAACCCGAGGTGCGGCCGGGGCATGTGAAGGTCCGGGTGCTCCGCGCCGGACTGTGCGGCACCGATCTGCACCTCGAGTCGTGGGACGACTGGGCGGCCTCCGTGGTGCGACCGCCGCTGGTCCTCGGGCACGAGTTCTACGGCGAGGTGTCCGAGGTCGCCGACGATGTCAGCGGTATCGAGGTCGGGCAGCGGATCTCGGGGGAGGGGCACATCGTCTGCGGGAACTGCCGCAACTGCCGGGCCGGGCGCCGGCACATGTGCATCAACACCGAAGGGCTCGGGGTGAACCGCGACGGCGCCTTCGCCGACTACGTGGTGCTCCCGGCGTCCAATGTGTGGGTCCACCCGGACGCCTTCGACCCCGACCTCGCCGCCGTGTTCGACCCGCTGGGCAACGCGATGCACACGGCGCTGTCCTTCCCGATGGCGGGCGAGGACGTCGTCATCACCGGCGCCGGTCCGATCGGCGTCATGACGGTCGCGCTCGCCCGGCACCTGGGAGCGCGGCACGTCGTGGTCTCCGACATCAGCGACTACCGCCTCGACCTCGCGCGGGCCGCGGGCGCCGATGTCGTCGTCGACGCCAAGCAGCGAAGCCTCGCCGACGCGATGGCCGAGTTGGGGATGCGCGAGGGCTTCGACGTCGGTCTGGAGATGTCCGGTGTGCCCTCGGCCGTGGAGGACATGCTCGCGAACATGAACCACGGCGGAAGGGTCGCGATGCTCGGCCTGCCGAAGGCCCCCTTCCCCATCGACTGGGGAAAGGTGATCACCCACATGATCACCATCAAGGGCATCTACGGCCGCGAGATGTACGACACCTGGTACACGATGAGTTCGATGCTCGGCAGCTCCGCCCAGCTCAGCGAGCGGGTGCAGTCGGTGATCACCCACCGCTTCGCCGCGGAGCGCTGGGAGGACGCCTTCGCGGCAGCCCGCTCCGGGCTGTGCGGCAAGGTCGTCATGAACTGGGAGGACTGA
- a CDS encoding glycine C-acetyltransferase, giving the protein MYGDIKAQLTEGLAEIDAAGLTKHERPLVTPQAVRIRARHGGEVREALNFCANNYLGLADDPRVESAAAAALRDWGFGMASVRFICGTQVLHRNLEQALADFLGTDDSILFSSCFDANGGIFEVLFDERDAIVSDELNHASIIDGIRLSKAKRFRYRNADLDDLRAQLDAARAAGARRTVIVTDGVFSMDGHLAPLDGICDLADRYSALVMVDDSHAVGFVGEHGRGTPERFGVADRVDILTGTLGKALGGASGGYVAAHQEIVDLLRQRARPYLFSNSLPPSIAAGSLTALEIAAGAADARRRLTANSALFRRLMAEAGFELLPGEHPITPVMFPGPDGARQAAETAAVMLEKGVYVTAFSYPVVPKGRARIRVQLSAVHTEEDIRTCVEAFVSARAQVAGAAPVHPGPHI; this is encoded by the coding sequence ATGTACGGCGACATCAAGGCACAACTCACCGAGGGGCTGGCCGAGATCGACGCGGCGGGCCTGACCAAGCACGAGCGCCCCCTCGTCACGCCGCAGGCGGTCCGGATACGGGCCCGCCACGGCGGCGAGGTCCGGGAGGCGCTGAACTTCTGCGCCAACAACTACCTGGGCCTGGCCGACGACCCGCGCGTCGAGTCGGCCGCGGCCGCCGCGCTGCGGGACTGGGGCTTCGGCATGGCGAGCGTCCGGTTCATCTGCGGCACCCAGGTGCTGCACCGCAACCTCGAACAGGCCCTGGCGGACTTCCTCGGGACCGACGACTCGATTCTCTTCTCGTCGTGCTTCGACGCCAACGGCGGCATCTTCGAGGTCCTGTTCGACGAGCGGGACGCGATCGTCTCCGACGAGCTGAACCACGCCTCGATCATCGACGGGATCAGACTCTCCAAGGCCAAGAGGTTCCGCTACCGCAACGCCGACCTGGACGACCTGCGGGCCCAGCTGGACGCCGCCCGCGCGGCCGGCGCCCGCCGTACCGTGATCGTCACCGACGGCGTCTTCTCCATGGACGGCCATCTCGCCCCGCTCGACGGCATCTGCGACCTGGCCGACCGGTACTCCGCGCTCGTCATGGTGGACGACTCGCACGCCGTCGGCTTCGTCGGCGAGCACGGGCGCGGGACGCCCGAACGCTTCGGCGTCGCGGACCGCGTGGACATCCTCACCGGCACCCTGGGCAAGGCCCTCGGCGGCGCGTCGGGCGGCTATGTGGCCGCCCACCAGGAGATCGTCGACCTCCTGCGGCAGCGGGCCCGCCCGTATCTCTTCTCCAACTCGCTCCCCCCGTCGATCGCCGCGGGGTCGCTGACCGCCCTGGAGATCGCGGCGGGCGCGGCCGACGCGCGCCGCCGGCTGACCGCGAACAGCGCGCTGTTCCGGCGGCTCATGGCCGAGGCGGGCTTCGAGCTGCTGCCCGGCGAGCATCCGATCACCCCGGTCATGTTCCCCGGCCCCGACGGCGCCCGGCAGGCCGCGGAGACCGCCGCCGTCATGCTGGAGAAGGGCGTGTACGTCACCGCGTTCTCCTACCCGGTCGTGCCGAAGGGCCGGGCGCGCATCCGCGTACAGCTGTCCGCCGTCCACACCGAGGAGGACATCAGGACCTGCGTGGAGGCGTTCGTCTCCGCCCGCGCGCAGGTGGCCGGGGCAGCACCCGTACACCCCGGCCCGCACATCTGA